In the genome of Caenorhabditis elegans chromosome IV, the window TCCCGGACCTTCTCATCTCACAGCGATTCTTCATGTGTTCCCTCCATTATTCGACAAAGTTGCCAAAAGTATTACTGTAGACGatttaaaatatgaaagtcTGCCAGCAGTACTGGAAAGTATGATGAATGTACCCATTCCATCAGAACAAGCACCATTTGTACTTCCATCAGCTACTACACATCTGACACCGACACAGGAAGCTCTTTTGGAAGCtgttaaaattgtatttgttGAATGTACACTATCAGGAACATCTCTGCGAGCCGCTATTCCGGATCAAATACGacttttgctgaaatttgCAAGTATGGCAACACAACGAATTTCTCCGAATAAAGTTGCGCCTGGTGGACAGAAGAGCTATGTaagtgttttttattgaaggAATATTGCTCGTATGGACTCAAAATGTGCacgaatttcgaaaaaggtgctgatcaaaaacaattatgacaggtcaaaatttcaaaaaaaaaacgaaatttcgcaaaaatcgtacatattttattagttgatCTCGCGTTAATTTACAtgcttgtcaaaaaatttcaattttagacaAATCGATAGAcggaatatttttgttttttcgctgggaaaatcgaaaaatcgaaaaaaaaatctttattaaGTAACCACAGTTGGTaccaaaaacattcaatttttatcgtaTTACGGTTAtgcgaaagaaaaaaaataagaaaaatataaatttctttgaaaaataagattttagcagaatttggcttttttcgaaattttgagaaatattatttttaaattcgccCTTCTGAGACCATGTTGGGTATAACAAAGCAAAgaattatttaatttgaataaataatttaaattttcagagagacTACGCCCTGACTACAATTGTTCCATTTTCCGAATATTCTCTCCGAATTGCAATCGAATTCTTTACTTCAACATCACAGAATCCAGAAGTTGCCAACTCGCTCATTGCTATTGATATCATAAAATTCCTCGGAGAACCACTTTACATGAAGTACACTTGTATCTCTGCAAGTACTTGGAAACTTGCTGCAACTTCTCTGATGTCTGTCTTGAGAACATCCATTCCATATGCTCGTCAGAATCCAGAAGTTTTTCGAGGTTTATGGTCTGCAATTTGTGATACTATGGAAAGATGGCTTTTTACTCCAAAGTAAGTTATTTTAGatttgattttggaaattttcaacaaaaaaagtctCATGGGGAAAATTAGTATAGGTGTAATAGAAGGCTTCTTCAGTATTAATTCGaaagaaacatttaaataacttttctttcaaatgcttgattttctgaactatcgaaaaaattctgtttcaaaaatatacatacTAATTTTAGATTAAAGCTTTTTCGATGACTTTCAGATAAATTAAGAACATTTAGATACATTTTCCAAGTCtcatatttcgaaaaaaaaaatcaaaacatcaaaatttacaaactaattcaaattttaaaaaaattgagaatgactacaattcaaaaaaaaacaaaaaaaaattgatttttcaaaggtacacatactgtatttttgagggaaaaatcgcaaaagctcgcaatattttttttgctgtttgaGACTCGAAAAACCagcatttttagtttaaaaaaaaataattttagaagtatttctatattttttctacagCTGTATTTCGTTCCAAACCCGGCGTTGTTTGcctttaaaatttatgtttcacttgaatagaattttttttaaatcgtgagctacagtaatcctttaagaCGAATAGTCTCTTGTATTTGCAAAAACTGGTCGTGTCAAGACCAGGTACCGTAGTTTTTGGGCGAAATTGCTAAATGTTGAATATGGATCAATAGTTTCAATCGAAaatattcttcaattttttcggtttttcgaatttttttcagagaaattcaaaacatcgattgttagaaatttgaaaaaaaaacacttgtgttgaaaaatgtacgaaaaaaagaaaactatatatttttattgaaaatatgtaattttcgttatggaaatttttaaatttttcactcTTTATATAGCTTAAATAGAAAtgcaattaatttaaaattctaatctttgatttttcgctGCGGTTCTAGCAAGTCAACGAGACTGGCAGCAGACGAAAGAAAACGTGATGAACTAATGGAATGTCAGGCAATTGAAATAATTCGAAGTGAAATGCTCGCATATGCATCCCGTTTACCACAAGAAGATGTTCAACGGCTGATTGCACTACTTCATCGTGGCTCCATTTCACAAATCGATTCTACAGATGTTCTTGGTAAGTGCTCGAGAGAAATCGTCTTCTTTTTACTTCTAACACTTCTCACAAAACTAGTTGGTGTTGGTATTCCTTTCCACATTTCTCCATTCTGATTGCATGTTTTCGGTGTACTCGGTAACAACCCTCGAATTCAGCTTCAGACTCGCATACTCAACGAAATGAGCTGGCAAAGGCCTGTTTTGATGCTCTATTGATGTCATCTGATGGAGCACATACAAATACTGAAGAAGACGAAGGAAGAGGAATTCTTGGAAATGTTGCTGTGACAAGTCTTTTACAAAGATGCACACAGGTAGGATCAAAAATAGGTCCGATAAAGACACAAACTACTCTGATTTTAGGTTATGTCTGATTTCTGCAAAGATTGGTCTGCTGCTGGAGATCTTCGTTTACCTAGATCCAGAATACTAGAAATCATATCTGCACTTCAAGCTGTTGACTCACTAATTGCACGACTTGCAAGAGATCCAAAAATGACTGAACTCTACTCGCACTTAGTTTCACTATTTCCATCGGTTGTTGATGTGATGCCTTGCTGCCATGCTGATCCTCAACTGGAACATCAACTGATCAAGACAATCAAATCATATCAAACACTCTTCcttcttcaaaatattccaCAAGCCACCGTGGAATAGCCACGTCACCCTCCAGTAgccatatttattttatttattggtTCCAGTTTCACTCTGTCTTCATTTAGCATATGGGTTATTAAATTATCGACTATCGATCGACACACAGTTGCCTTTATCctatttttattcatattctttttttttgcttcaaaatcttGTATAGTTTCGAGTACTAGTACCCTCAGAATAACgagttcatttttttctgtgattcaACGCAAAAACACTTCccgcttcttttttttgatgatgattTACTTCAATCGATATCCCGGACTATTATGTTGTGAGATAGTGTCTTTTTCATTCTTTGTAGTAATAAAACTATCCAATTTTAAATGCAATGactttgaaactattttttttttctgtcaataTTCTGAGATTTCTTATTGCCagttattatgaaatttggaaaaagaacTGAAATTCAGAATGGGCATTGATTACAATCGATGGTGGCATTTAAAGGATGAAACATTGGGCGAGGAATTAAAAGGATATATCAAAATGATTGAAGAAGATTATCTTGTTTATTCTGGAACCACCTCACAACTTCATGTTTCAAAACTCTCAAATGGATCAGTTAATAGTATTGTTAATGAAATTCTGGAGCAACAAGGATCCTGGAGCATTATTTATTAtaatcagaaattgaaaaaacttttcattggAAGAGATGTTTTTGGAAGACAATCTttggtttttaatttcgaatCGATGATTTTTGGATGTAGAACAAAGCCAGAAACATCTGGGAAATGGATTGAAATTCCATTCGGACAAGTGACTGTTTTTAGTCTTGATTCAACTGATCCAGTTATTTATTCATATCTTGACGAGTATCCAGAGGTTTGTGCAATTTTATATGAAGTACCGCCAGTGGAGAATTTGCCTgaatattcttttttaaaaaaccgaaaattttccgatgAACTgctgaaattcggaaaattttcagaattcgtAAAGTGTTGAAATGTCCGAatagaaactttttaaaaaattcaaatttcaagcaaGAATTGGTGAATTCTCGTTTTCTTCATTATAATTTCGGATGTGTCGGTAAAAAAGTggttttctacgatttttgaattctaatcatagtatggtttttttttcaaacattctatTATGAAAAACCTGAGAATGcatattgcgcaacatatttgacgcgcaaaatattttgttgcgaaaactacagtaattatttaaatgactactgtagagcttgtgtcgatttacggggctcgattttcgaaatgacaaaaatactttatttatcgattgaatatcaaaattcagcaaaaaattagaaaatcctACGAAGAAACgaaggaaaatttttcgaaaattgaaaatcactgtcgatattcgaaaaaaaaatcatatcgAATTTCAAGCCCGTAAATCACCACAAgctctacagtagtcatttaaataattgatgtagttttcgcttcgagatattttgcgcgtcaaaattttttcgcaataaatacacattctcagaattttgtgttcccgtaataggAGTTCAAACCTGCCACAATGCtcgaaattcttcaaaacgTCCAAATTTAATACAAATTACCAAAACATTGATATTTATACAAAATCCCCACGGACGATATTCTACctaatacaaataaaaatataattaattagttgaaaaaacaattccatatttttaaaagttttactataTTTGATGCTTAGGCATTTATTACTTATTTCTGACAATAAATGCTATATCATTACAGAATGTATTGGATGGCTACTTTTCTGGGTCGGATATCTCTCGAATTGTGGTCAACAAGAAACATGGATTATTGAATGTTAGTAGATCAACTGGAGGAGAAATTGACTCATTTAATACCAAAGAtctctttcaaaaagttatcgATGCGACTAAgattctattgaaaaattgtttgttttttctaatgAAATCGCTTTTATAACATCTAACTTTAGATCATGAAAGCCACGTGGCAGTATGCTTGTCTGGAGGTGTCGATTCTACATTTGTTGCTCATGTTGTACATTCAAGTGTTCCAGAGAATATGCAAATTGATCTAATTAATGTGGCATTTGGTAATAGTgagaaagtgagtttttattttaatttaatatcgAATAATAAATCTATATTTTATAGGAATGTGAACAAGCACCTGATCGTAAACGTGCCAGAAAGGCGCTGGAATCATTTCGAACTGCATACCCAACTCGCCAATTTCGCCTCATTCTTGTCAACGTTGATAGCCAAACCCTCGAAGTGAATCGCAAAGAATCTATCTCAGATGCAGCTCAACCAGCGAGTTCAGTACTTGATGACTCACTGTCTTGTGTTCTGTGGTTTGCTGTCAGAGCCGAAGGAGTTGATAGTGAGAATCAACAATCAGTGAGGTCACCTGCAACTACATGCCTTCTGGGATCAGGAGCAGATGAACTTCTTGCCGGATACGCAAGGCATCGAACTCGATTTGAGAAGGAacaaattccagaaaatgtaGCGGAAGAATGTGAAAATGAATTGCGAAGGCTGGGATCGAGAAATGGAGGAAGAGATGCTAGAGTTGCTGCTCAACTTGGGAAGACcattttgtaagttttcaaaatctcctaataaaaaaaataatatgatttttgttatatttCAGATCTCCACTTCTCGAAGATACC includes:
- the M18.3 gene encoding Asparagine synthetase domain-containing protein (Confirmed by transcript evidence), with translation MGIDYNRWWHLKDETLGEELKGYIKMIEEDYLVYSGTTSQLHVSKLSNGSVNSIVNEILEQQGSWSIIYYNQKLKKLFIGRDVFGRQSLVFNFESMIFGCRTKPETSGKWIEIPFGQVTVFSLDSTDPVIYSYLDEYPENVLDGYFSGSDISRIVVNKKHGLLNVSRSTGGEIDSFNTKDLFQKVIDATKILLKNYHESHVAVCLSGGVDSTFVAHVVHSSVPENMQIDLINVAFGNSEKECEQAPDRKRARKALESFRTAYPTRQFRLILVNVDSQTLEVNRKESISDAAQPASSVLDDSLSCVLWFAVRAEGVDSENQQSVRSPATTCLLGSGADELLAGYARHRTRFEKEQIPENVAEECENELRRLGSRNGGRDARVAAQLGKTILSPLLEDTVVTWLNALPVDSKWDLSLPRGVGEKQLLRETVKMLGSPYDAPKQAMQFGSRMAKMSNAGDNSIKGSDKSPHLLKTDVN